One Drosophila subobscura isolate 14011-0131.10 chromosome U, UCBerk_Dsub_1.0, whole genome shotgun sequence DNA window includes the following coding sequences:
- the LOC117902232 gene encoding exonuclease 1 isoform X1: MGITGLIPFLEKASSKLQLKDIRGSTVAVDTYCWLHKGVFSCAEKLARGEDCDQYVQYCLKYIQMLLSYDIKPILVFDGQHLPAKALTEKRRRESRQQSKQRAAELLRLGRVEEARSQMRRCVDVTHEMALRLIRECRNRNVDCIVAPYEADAQMAWLNKADIAQYIITEDSDLTLFGAKKVIFKLDLNGNGLLVEADKLYLAMGCRQEQYQFDKFRRMCILSGCDYLDSLPGIGLAKACKFMLKTEQDDMRIALKKIPSYLNMSKLEVDDDYIENFMKAEATFKHMFIYNPLLRRMERLCALEEYATDVSYCSNAGTLQEDSHLALHLALGNLNPFSLKKLDSWEPGKALPAAPKNTKRSKHKSIWLTNGQDSVKEQPEKVQSPCALFFKKVDFVGQTIDEEIQANERLEQAKQTEAQVFSMYSFKTKRRRSPSGGGSTDRERTPPPSPVQTRSRHNPFAKDPLLRSPVVCENSSLLRLLSPKKCSPVGGVAEETRVNSLKRSIFAKEQPVEVRSRFFATQAEQTMLGQQPKEEEELGSSGINKKLRLETKTNAFTDPTDVVLSEEDEKPSLNASSNEVKPSLEILQLEDSEDTAEIGVKSLEILKSEPACSGTINLVSDDSCSSEATLPSSQEVASVQSSNFFVSNKRRVGLSKPANTTAKKPLSKSKNSKFSSSSPSQPKLSMFGFQKRPVLK; encoded by the exons ATGGGTATTACCGGCCTTATACCATTTCTGGAGAAGGCATCGTCGAAACTGCAACTGAAGGACATACGCGGCAGCACTGTCGCGGTGGACACTTACTGCTGGCTCCACAAAGGTGTTTTTAGTTGCGCGGAGAAGCTGGCCCGCGGCGAGGACTGTGATCAGTACGTGCAGTACTGTCTGAAGTACATACAGATGCTGCTCTCGTATGACATCAAACCGATACTGGTCTTCGATGGTCAGCACTTGCCGGCAAAGGCTTTGACCGAGAAGCGGCGACGGGAGTCGCGGCAGCAGAGCAAGCAACGGGCGGCAGAACTGCTGCGCCTGGGCCGTGTGGAGGAGGCGCGCTCCCAAATGCGTCGCTGTGTGGATGTCACCCACGAGATGGCGCTCAGGCTGATACGCGAGTGCCGAAATCGCAATGTGGACTGCATTGTGGCGCCCTACGAGGCGGATGCCCAGATGGCCTGGCTCAACAAGGCCGACATTGCCCAGTACATCATCACCGAGGACTCGGACTTGACGTTGTTTGGCGCAAAGAAGGTCATCTTCAAGCTGGACCTAAATGGCAACGGTCTGCTGGTGGAGGCGGACAAGCTCTACCTGGCCATGGGCTGCCGGCAGGAGCAGTATCAATTCGACAAGTTTCGACGCATGTGCATACTATCGGGCTGTGATTATCTGGACTCATTGCCGGGCATTGGTCTGGCCAAGGCCTGCAAGTTTATGCTGAAAACGGAACAAGACGACATGCGGATAGCATTGAAGAAGATACCAAGCTACCTCAATATGAGCAAACTGGAG GTGGATGATGACTACATTGAGAACTTTATGAAAGCGGAGGCCACCTTCAAGCACATGTTCATCTACAACCCTCTGCTGCGTCGCATGGAGCGACTGTGTGCCCTGGAGGAGTACGCGACAGATGTAAGCTACTGCAGCAATGCTGGCACTTTGCAGGAAGATAGCCATCTGGCACTGCATCTAGCTCTGGGGAACTTGAATCCCTTTTCTCTCAAAAAACTTGATAGCTGGGAGCCCGGGAAAGCGCTTCCAGCTGCTCcgaaaaataccaaaagaTCAAAGCACAAAAGCATTTGGCTAACAAATGGACAAGATTCGGTCAAGGAACAGCCGGAAAAGGTGCAATCTCCTTGTGCTTTGTTCTTCAAAAAGGTggattttgttggccaaacgATAGACGAGGAAATCCAGGCCAATGAGCGACTGGAGCAGGCAAAGCAAACGGAAGCGCAGGTCTTCTCCATGTACAGCTTCAAAACGAAGCGGAGAAGAAGTCCCAGCGGTGGTGGCTCCACGGATAGAGAGCGCACACCGCCGCCATCGCCGGTACAAACGAGAAGTCGCCACAATCCCTTTGCCAAGGATCCACTGCTGCGATCCCCTGTGGTGTGTGAGAATAGTTCTCTGCTGCGTCTGCTGAGCCCCAAGAAGTGCAGTCCTGTGGGTGGAGTAGCTGAGGAGACGCGTGTGAATTCCCTCAAGCGAAGCATCTTTGCCAAGGAGCAGCCGGTGGAGGTGCGCAGTCGCTTTTTTGCCACACAAGCGGAACAGACAATGCTGGGCCAGCAGCCgaaagaggaagaggagtTGGGATCAAGTGGAATCAACAAGAAATTAAGACtggaaacgaaaacgaatgcATTTACTGACCCCACGGATGTGGTGCTCTCCGAAGAGGATGAAAAGCCATCACTGAATGCTTCCAGCAATGAAGTGAAGCCATCACTAGAGATTTTACAGCTTGAAGACAGCGAAGACACTGCGGAAATTGGTGTCAAATCCTTGGAAATACTTAAAAGTGAGCCTGCCTGTTCGGGCACCATCAATCTTGTATCTGATGACAGCTGCAGCTCGGAGGCAACGCTCCCCAGCAGCCAGGAAGTTGCCAGCGTTCAATCCAGCAATTTCTTTGTGTCCAACAAACGACGTGTGGGCCTCTCCAAGCCCGCCAACACAACTGCCAAGAAGCCTTTATCCAAGTCTAAGAACAGCAAATTTTCCTCCTCGAGTCCCAGTCAACCCAAACTGAGCATGTTCGGGTTTCAAAAGAGGCCTGTTCTTAAATGA
- the LOC117902232 gene encoding exonuclease 1 isoform X2: MGITGLIPFLEKASSKLQLKDIRGSTVAVDTYCWLHKGVFSCAEKLARGEDCDQYVQYCLKYIQMLLSYDIKPILVFDGQHLPAKALTEKRRRESRQQSKQRAAELLRLGRVEEARSQMRRCVDVTHEMALRLIRECRNRNVDCIVAPYEADAQMAWLNKADIAQYIITEDSDLTLFGAKKVIFKLDLNGNGLLVEADKLYLAMGCRQEQYQFDKFRRMCILSGCDYLDSLPGIGLAKACKFMLKTEQDDMRIALKKIPSYLNMSKLEVDDDYIENFMKAEATFKHMFIYNPLLRRMERLCALEEYATDVSYCSNAGTLQEDSHLALHLALGNLNPFSLKKLDSWEPGKALPAAPKNTKRSKHKSIWLTNGQDSVKEQPEKVQSPCALFFKKVDFVGQTIDEEIQANERLEQAKQTEAQVFSMYSFKTKRRRSPSGGGSTDRERTPPPSPVQTRSRHNPFAKDPLLRSPVVCENSSLLRLLSPKKCSPVGGVAEETRVNSLKRSIFAKEQPVEVRSRFFATQAEQTMLGQQPKEEEELGSSGINKKLRLETKTNAFTDPTDVVLSEEDEKPSLNASSNEVSVKSLEILKSEPACSGTINLVSDDSCSSEATLPSSQEVASVQSSNFFVSNKRRVGLSKPANTTAKKPLSKSKNSKFSSSSPSQPKLSMFGFQKRPVLK, translated from the exons ATGGGTATTACCGGCCTTATACCATTTCTGGAGAAGGCATCGTCGAAACTGCAACTGAAGGACATACGCGGCAGCACTGTCGCGGTGGACACTTACTGCTGGCTCCACAAAGGTGTTTTTAGTTGCGCGGAGAAGCTGGCCCGCGGCGAGGACTGTGATCAGTACGTGCAGTACTGTCTGAAGTACATACAGATGCTGCTCTCGTATGACATCAAACCGATACTGGTCTTCGATGGTCAGCACTTGCCGGCAAAGGCTTTGACCGAGAAGCGGCGACGGGAGTCGCGGCAGCAGAGCAAGCAACGGGCGGCAGAACTGCTGCGCCTGGGCCGTGTGGAGGAGGCGCGCTCCCAAATGCGTCGCTGTGTGGATGTCACCCACGAGATGGCGCTCAGGCTGATACGCGAGTGCCGAAATCGCAATGTGGACTGCATTGTGGCGCCCTACGAGGCGGATGCCCAGATGGCCTGGCTCAACAAGGCCGACATTGCCCAGTACATCATCACCGAGGACTCGGACTTGACGTTGTTTGGCGCAAAGAAGGTCATCTTCAAGCTGGACCTAAATGGCAACGGTCTGCTGGTGGAGGCGGACAAGCTCTACCTGGCCATGGGCTGCCGGCAGGAGCAGTATCAATTCGACAAGTTTCGACGCATGTGCATACTATCGGGCTGTGATTATCTGGACTCATTGCCGGGCATTGGTCTGGCCAAGGCCTGCAAGTTTATGCTGAAAACGGAACAAGACGACATGCGGATAGCATTGAAGAAGATACCAAGCTACCTCAATATGAGCAAACTGGAG GTGGATGATGACTACATTGAGAACTTTATGAAAGCGGAGGCCACCTTCAAGCACATGTTCATCTACAACCCTCTGCTGCGTCGCATGGAGCGACTGTGTGCCCTGGAGGAGTACGCGACAGATGTAAGCTACTGCAGCAATGCTGGCACTTTGCAGGAAGATAGCCATCTGGCACTGCATCTAGCTCTGGGGAACTTGAATCCCTTTTCTCTCAAAAAACTTGATAGCTGGGAGCCCGGGAAAGCGCTTCCAGCTGCTCcgaaaaataccaaaagaTCAAAGCACAAAAGCATTTGGCTAACAAATGGACAAGATTCGGTCAAGGAACAGCCGGAAAAGGTGCAATCTCCTTGTGCTTTGTTCTTCAAAAAGGTggattttgttggccaaacgATAGACGAGGAAATCCAGGCCAATGAGCGACTGGAGCAGGCAAAGCAAACGGAAGCGCAGGTCTTCTCCATGTACAGCTTCAAAACGAAGCGGAGAAGAAGTCCCAGCGGTGGTGGCTCCACGGATAGAGAGCGCACACCGCCGCCATCGCCGGTACAAACGAGAAGTCGCCACAATCCCTTTGCCAAGGATCCACTGCTGCGATCCCCTGTGGTGTGTGAGAATAGTTCTCTGCTGCGTCTGCTGAGCCCCAAGAAGTGCAGTCCTGTGGGTGGAGTAGCTGAGGAGACGCGTGTGAATTCCCTCAAGCGAAGCATCTTTGCCAAGGAGCAGCCGGTGGAGGTGCGCAGTCGCTTTTTTGCCACACAAGCGGAACAGACAATGCTGGGCCAGCAGCCgaaagaggaagaggagtTGGGATCAAGTGGAATCAACAAGAAATTAAGACtggaaacgaaaacgaatgcATTTACTGACCCCACGGATGTGGTGCTCTCCGAAGAGGATGAAAAGCCATCACTGAATGCTTCCAGCAATGAAGTGA GTGTCAAATCCTTGGAAATACTTAAAAGTGAGCCTGCCTGTTCGGGCACCATCAATCTTGTATCTGATGACAGCTGCAGCTCGGAGGCAACGCTCCCCAGCAGCCAGGAAGTTGCCAGCGTTCAATCCAGCAATTTCTTTGTGTCCAACAAACGACGTGTGGGCCTCTCCAAGCCCGCCAACACAACTGCCAAGAAGCCTTTATCCAAGTCTAAGAACAGCAAATTTTCCTCCTCGAGTCCCAGTCAACCCAAACTGAGCATGTTCGGGTTTCAAAAGAGGCCTGTTCTTAAATGA